Proteins encoded together in one Flavobacteriales bacterium window:
- a CDS encoding heme-binding domain-containing protein: MRRVLLILLTVCAAAQFIRPDTKAPDTDSSQDLISLTQPNEEIAGLLRTACYDCHSNETRYPWYDRITPVNWWVQHHVNEGREEGNLSVWATLSEKHRAHFVDEAAELIEAAEMPLPSYTWMHGHARLDQRQRKLLIDFFQSLPEAAIEWRKGKRKPEAEEAH; the protein is encoded by the coding sequence ATGCGCCGCGTTCTGCTCATTCTGCTCACTGTTTGCGCTGCAGCCCAGTTCATTCGTCCCGATACGAAGGCCCCGGACACGGACTCCTCGCAGGACTTGATCTCCCTTACTCAGCCGAATGAAGAGATCGCTGGCCTTCTGCGCACCGCTTGCTACGACTGCCACAGCAACGAGACGCGATACCCATGGTACGACCGGATCACCCCGGTGAATTGGTGGGTGCAGCATCACGTGAACGAGGGACGCGAAGAGGGCAACCTCTCCGTGTGGGCCACCTTGAGCGAAAAGCACCGCGCGCACTTCGTGGACGAGGCCGCCGAGCTGATTGAAGCAGCTGAGATGCCCCTCCCCTCCTACACGTGGATGCACGGCCACGCCCGCCTCGACCAGCGGCAGCGCAAGCTGCTCATCGATTTCTTCCAATCACTGCCCGAAGCCGCGATCGAATGGCGCAAGGGCAAGCGGAAGCCCGAAGCGGAGGAGGCTCACTGA
- a CDS encoding YdcF family protein, translating to MPRRWPFTILVIIGLGVALLAVCDRVVRGEARGHLFDSVDHVPLNEVGLVLGTTHRGRGGGGNPYFNHRITAAADLFRAGKVRYLLVSGDNGTLSYNEPREMRRALMAAGIDSSRIVLDFAGFRTLDSVVRAREVFGQQRFTVISQRFHNERAVYLARRMGIEAVGYNAKDPGTPRGVRVWIRERLARVKVFIDLMAGTGPRYLGDPVPLEQPMNSDSAAVRANDSTFTLQPAP from the coding sequence ATTCCGCGTCGCTGGCCGTTCACCATCCTCGTGATCATCGGCCTGGGCGTTGCGCTCCTTGCGGTATGCGACCGCGTGGTGCGCGGCGAAGCCCGAGGGCATCTGTTCGATTCCGTTGATCACGTTCCCTTGAACGAGGTGGGCCTCGTGCTGGGCACCACGCACCGCGGGCGCGGAGGCGGCGGCAATCCCTATTTCAACCACCGCATCACCGCAGCAGCCGATCTCTTCCGCGCGGGCAAGGTGCGCTACCTGCTCGTGAGCGGCGACAACGGCACGCTCAGCTACAACGAGCCGCGCGAGATGCGTCGCGCCTTGATGGCCGCCGGCATCGATAGCTCCCGCATCGTGCTCGACTTCGCCGGATTCCGCACCCTCGATTCGGTGGTTCGCGCGAGAGAGGTCTTCGGTCAGCAGCGCTTCACCGTGATCAGCCAGCGCTTCCATAACGAACGCGCGGTCTATCTCGCCAGGCGCATGGGCATTGAGGCCGTGGGCTACAACGCCAAAGACCCGGGCACGCCGCGCGGCGTGCGCGTTTGGATCAGGGAGCGTCTTGCCCGCGTGAAGGTCTTCATCGACCTGATGGCCGGGACCGGTCCGCGCTATCTTGGAGATCCGGTGCCTTTGGAACAGCCGATGAACAGTGATTCAGCAGCTGTTCGGGCGAACGACTCGACCTTCACCCTTCAACCAGCACCGTGA
- a CDS encoding peptidase C1 encodes MPIRMTPDRPSGGNSRSNIPSYGPRRGGGGGTGGIGGGLIGALLPLLFRNPKLLLIGAVIMGILWLVGGLDGCGGMMQQQGSGDLLSQLTRGATLDPAEYDKAEVHEPLADNVKNPLPERVSLERFAPPRLNQGQQGSCVAWASAYAARSIIHNQATEAAPSKASAFSPSFMYNRIKIENSDCQGSYLNRAMDDMLKRGAVPYSAFAYTDQSCNERPDQGLEQQAARYRIKGSQRLSRSADPQSGVDLLAMKQYLAQGSPIVIGMMVGGSFMQGMEGRDLWQPTQQDTRMQGFGGHAMCVIGYDDFKQGPNAPGAFQIMNSWGPEWGKNGIAWVPYDAFDYFTKEAFAVYPMGESAEAKPDRFDIRFGLAVVNDEGIATGAYIALEHRGGRVFRTSSPIPKGTRFKIEVTNNQECYTYLFGEETDGSTYTLFPYTPKHSPYCGTTGMRQFPKDHSLTADEAGSMDVMAILVSNQPFDYPAITKRMNENGASGLDARLVDVLASELLSADQPAYADGETIGAKADASSNALAIVLEIEKR; translated from the coding sequence ATGCCCATCCGCATGACCCCCGACCGTCCCAGCGGCGGCAACTCGCGCAGCAACATACCCAGTTACGGCCCTCGCAGGGGCGGTGGCGGTGGAACTGGCGGGATCGGCGGCGGATTGATCGGCGCCCTGCTGCCCTTGCTTTTCCGCAACCCCAAGCTGCTTCTCATCGGCGCGGTGATCATGGGGATACTCTGGCTCGTGGGCGGCCTCGATGGCTGCGGCGGAATGATGCAGCAGCAAGGCAGCGGCGACCTGCTCTCCCAGCTCACGCGCGGCGCCACGCTCGATCCCGCCGAGTACGACAAGGCGGAAGTGCATGAGCCGCTCGCGGACAATGTGAAGAACCCGCTGCCGGAGCGCGTCTCGCTCGAGCGCTTCGCACCGCCGCGCCTGAACCAAGGGCAGCAAGGGAGCTGTGTGGCATGGGCCAGTGCCTACGCCGCGCGCAGCATCATCCACAATCAGGCTACGGAAGCGGCGCCGAGCAAGGCATCAGCCTTCAGCCCGAGCTTCATGTACAACCGCATCAAGATCGAGAACAGCGATTGCCAGGGCAGCTATCTCAACCGCGCCATGGACGATATGCTGAAGCGCGGCGCCGTGCCTTACAGCGCCTTCGCTTACACGGATCAGAGCTGCAACGAGCGGCCGGACCAAGGGCTGGAGCAGCAAGCCGCTCGCTACCGGATCAAGGGCTCCCAGCGCCTCAGCCGCAGCGCGGATCCGCAGAGCGGCGTGGACCTGCTGGCCATGAAGCAGTACCTCGCCCAGGGCTCTCCCATCGTGATCGGCATGATGGTGGGCGGCAGTTTCATGCAAGGCATGGAGGGCCGCGACCTGTGGCAACCCACGCAGCAGGACACGCGCATGCAGGGCTTCGGCGGCCATGCCATGTGCGTGATCGGCTACGACGATTTCAAGCAAGGCCCCAACGCACCGGGCGCCTTCCAGATCATGAACAGCTGGGGGCCTGAATGGGGCAAGAACGGCATCGCGTGGGTGCCCTACGATGCCTTCGACTACTTCACCAAAGAGGCCTTTGCGGTCTATCCCATGGGCGAGAGCGCGGAGGCGAAGCCTGACCGATTCGACATCCGCTTCGGTCTGGCCGTTGTGAATGACGAAGGGATCGCCACCGGTGCATACATCGCGCTGGAGCATCGTGGCGGGCGCGTTTTCCGCACCAGCTCACCTATCCCGAAGGGCACTCGATTCAAGATCGAAGTGACCAACAACCAGGAGTGCTACACCTACCTCTTCGGCGAAGAGACCGACGGCAGCACCTACACGCTCTTCCCCTATACGCCCAAGCACAGCCCTTATTGCGGCACCACCGGCATGCGCCAGTTCCCCAAGGACCATAGCCTCACCGCCGATGAGGCGGGCAGCATGGACGTCATGGCGATTTTAGTGAGCAACCAGCCGTTCGATTACCCGGCGATCACCAAGCGCATGAATGAGAACGGCGCCAGCGGCCTTGATGCACGGCTTGTTGATGTGCTCGCCAGTGAACTGCTCAGCGCGGACCAGCCGGCTTATGCCGATGGGGAAACGATCGGTGCCAAGGCGGATGCAAGTTCGAACGCGCTGGCCATCGTACTGGAGATCGAGAAGCGCTGA
- the purB gene encoding adenylosuccinate lyase yields the protein MELDPLTAISPIDGRYRDRTRQLAQWFSEQALMRYRLRVELEYFAFLCELPLPELAGTSLAKLKPVQERVANLSTSDAQRIKDIEKVTNHDVKAVEYFLKERIDEAGLGAQKEFVHFALTSQDINNTALPMMLMDFLRQGYLPAITAVRDALHGLALEWSQVPMLARTHGQPASPTRLGKELQVFVERIDHQLRLLNDVPFSGKFGGATGNFNAHHAAYPEIDWVARADEFLEKRLSLKRQQFTTQIEHYDHLAALFDAMRRVNTILTDLCRDVWQYVSLDYFRQRTKAGEIGSSAMPHKVNPIDFENAEGNLGLANALFGHLSEKLPISRLQRDLTDSTVTRNIGVPMAHTMLAIDSIRKGLGKLLLNEEAIARDLDAQWPVIAEGVQTILRRAGYPQPYERLKELTRGKERVTAADMRAFIDGLDAAEDVKARLRALTPRNYTGIDLLGRVMP from the coding sequence ATGGAACTGGACCCTCTCACCGCCATCTCCCCCATCGATGGCCGCTACCGCGACCGCACCCGCCAACTGGCGCAATGGTTCAGCGAGCAAGCCCTGATGCGCTACCGATTGCGCGTCGAACTCGAGTACTTCGCCTTCCTGTGCGAGCTTCCCTTGCCCGAATTGGCAGGCACCTCACTCGCCAAATTGAAGCCCGTGCAGGAGCGCGTGGCCAACCTGAGCACCAGCGATGCCCAGCGCATCAAGGACATCGAGAAGGTGACCAACCACGATGTGAAAGCAGTGGAGTACTTCCTGAAGGAACGGATCGACGAAGCCGGCCTCGGCGCACAGAAGGAGTTCGTTCACTTCGCCCTCACCAGCCAGGACATCAACAACACGGCCCTGCCGATGATGCTGATGGACTTCCTCCGGCAGGGATACCTGCCGGCGATCACCGCTGTGCGCGATGCGCTGCATGGCCTCGCGCTCGAATGGTCGCAGGTGCCCATGCTCGCACGCACCCATGGCCAGCCTGCATCCCCGACCCGGCTGGGAAAAGAGCTGCAAGTCTTCGTGGAGCGCATCGATCATCAGCTGCGCTTGTTGAACGATGTCCCCTTCAGCGGGAAATTCGGTGGCGCCACCGGCAACTTCAACGCGCATCACGCAGCCTATCCGGAGATCGATTGGGTGGCGCGCGCCGATGAATTCCTGGAGAAGCGGTTGAGCCTGAAGCGCCAGCAGTTCACCACGCAGATCGAGCACTACGACCACCTCGCAGCGCTCTTCGACGCGATGCGCCGCGTGAACACCATCCTTACGGACCTCTGCCGCGACGTGTGGCAGTACGTGAGCCTCGATTACTTCCGTCAGCGCACGAAGGCAGGGGAGATCGGAAGCAGCGCCATGCCGCACAAGGTGAATCCCATCGACTTCGAGAATGCTGAAGGGAACCTAGGCCTGGCCAATGCGCTCTTCGGGCACCTCAGTGAGAAGCTGCCCATCAGCCGCCTGCAGCGAGACCTTACCGATAGCACGGTGACACGGAACATCGGTGTGCCCATGGCCCATACCATGCTCGCCATCGACAGCATCCGCAAGGGACTCGGCAAACTGCTCCTGAACGAAGAAGCCATCGCGCGCGACCTCGATGCCCAATGGCCGGTCATCGCCGAAGGCGTGCAGACCATCCTGCGGCGAGCCGGCTACCCCCAACCCTACGAGCGCCTAAAGGAACTCACTCGGGGCAAGGAGCGGGTCACCGCAGCGGACATGCGCGCCTTCATTGACGGCCTCGATGCGGCAGAAGACGTGAAGGCGCGACTGCGCGCGCTCACTCCCCGCAACTACACCGGCATCGACTTGCTGGGCCGTGTGATGCCGTGA
- a CDS encoding asparagine synthetase B: MLALALALPALATKLLIPMDDSQRDHLKAYGVAYWTLQRDVPVEWLLNYRGGSFLIEHFQVIEQELKVRGVTFQVIADAQAIAILNEIADPEVNMEAVKLEKAPKIAVYAPEGFQPWDDVVALVMKYAEIPYERIYDPQVIAGVLPKYDWLHLHHEDFTGQYGKFYGSYSNAPWYRAQVEESEAMAAQLGFAKVSQMKLGVALKIRDYVAGGGYLFTMCSGTDSYDIALAAEGVDICASEFDHDPIDPACQSKIDFHRSLAFRDFKLITDPMIYEFSDIDATDIHGRIGQPRDFFTLFDFSAKWDIVPTMLCQSHEQVVRGFMGQTTAFRKDLVKPGITVMGENKAQGTVKYIHGEFALGQWTYYGGHDPEDYQHMVGDPPTDLSLHPNSSGYRLILNNILFPAARKRKQKT, translated from the coding sequence CTGCTCGCCTTGGCCCTTGCGCTTCCGGCGCTGGCCACCAAGCTTCTCATCCCTATGGATGACTCGCAGCGCGACCACTTGAAGGCCTATGGTGTCGCGTATTGGACCCTCCAACGCGATGTGCCGGTGGAATGGCTGCTCAACTACCGCGGAGGCAGCTTCCTCATCGAGCATTTCCAGGTGATCGAGCAAGAGCTCAAGGTGCGGGGCGTCACCTTCCAGGTGATCGCCGACGCCCAAGCCATCGCGATCCTCAATGAGATCGCCGACCCTGAGGTGAACATGGAGGCCGTGAAGCTCGAGAAGGCGCCCAAGATCGCCGTGTATGCTCCGGAGGGCTTTCAGCCGTGGGACGACGTTGTGGCGTTAGTGATGAAGTATGCCGAGATCCCTTACGAGCGCATCTACGATCCGCAGGTTATCGCTGGCGTCCTGCCGAAATATGATTGGCTGCACCTGCATCACGAGGACTTCACCGGCCAGTACGGCAAGTTCTACGGCAGCTACAGCAACGCGCCCTGGTACCGGGCGCAAGTGGAGGAGAGCGAGGCCATGGCTGCCCAGCTCGGCTTCGCGAAGGTGAGCCAGATGAAGCTCGGCGTGGCCCTGAAGATCCGCGACTACGTTGCCGGAGGCGGCTACCTCTTCACCATGTGCTCCGGCACCGACAGCTACGATATCGCCCTTGCCGCGGAAGGCGTCGATATATGCGCCTCAGAGTTCGATCACGACCCCATCGACCCCGCCTGCCAGAGCAAGATCGATTTCCATCGGAGCCTCGCCTTCCGCGACTTCAAGCTCATCACAGACCCGATGATCTATGAGTTCAGCGACATAGACGCCACCGATATCCACGGGCGAATCGGCCAGCCCCGCGATTTCTTCACCCTCTTCGACTTCAGCGCCAAGTGGGACATCGTCCCCACCATGCTCTGCCAGAGCCATGAGCAGGTGGTGCGCGGTTTCATGGGACAGACCACGGCCTTCCGCAAGGATCTCGTGAAGCCAGGCATCACCGTGATGGGTGAGAACAAGGCGCAAGGCACCGTGAAGTACATCCACGGTGAATTCGCGTTGGGGCAATGGACGTATTACGGAGGCCATGACCCGGAGGATTATCAGCACATGGTCGGCGACCCGCCCACCGACCTGAGCCTGCACCCGAACTCCTCGGGCTATCGGCTCATCCTGAACAACATCCTCTTCCCTGCGGCGCGAAAGCGCAAGCAGAAGACCTGA
- a CDS encoding response regulator transcription factor — protein sequence MDDTITLRIVEDDERIRELLTAVFLATPGIAIKGAHGSVEETLALNGTGATDVVLMDINLPGLDGIEGVRELSQRWPSTQFLMYTVNDTDDKVYEALKAGANGYLLKNSSPDQIVQAIREVSSGGSPMSMSVARRVVKHFRPAPAEMHPLNAELSAREFEVLELLAQGLLYKEIAARIGITEGSVKQNIHRIYGKLHVVNRTEAVNRFFAR from the coding sequence GTGGACGACACCATCACCCTCCGGATCGTCGAGGACGACGAGCGAATCCGGGAGCTGCTCACCGCAGTGTTCCTGGCCACGCCCGGCATCGCCATCAAAGGCGCGCATGGCTCGGTGGAAGAGACGCTCGCGCTGAACGGCACTGGAGCCACCGATGTGGTGCTCATGGATATCAATCTGCCGGGCCTGGACGGCATCGAGGGCGTGCGCGAGTTGAGCCAGCGGTGGCCGAGCACCCAGTTCCTCATGTACACCGTGAACGACACCGATGACAAGGTCTATGAGGCCTTGAAGGCCGGCGCGAACGGCTACCTGCTGAAGAACTCATCGCCCGACCAGATCGTGCAGGCGATCCGTGAGGTGAGCTCCGGTGGGTCGCCCATGAGCATGAGCGTGGCCCGGCGCGTGGTGAAGCACTTCAGGCCCGCTCCAGCGGAAATGCATCCGTTGAACGCGGAACTGAGCGCGCGCGAATTCGAGGTGCTGGAACTGCTTGCCCAAGGGCTGCTCTACAAGGAGATCGCCGCAAGGATCGGCATCACGGAAGGCTCCGTGAAACAGAACATCCACCGCATCTACGGCAAGCTGCATGTGGTCAACCGCACGGAGGCCGTGAATCGCTTCTTCGCGCGGTGA
- the dnaB gene encoding replicative DNA helicase: protein MADLSPSRTQGRLRGGPRRDSSSALLASALEAGKLPPQAPELEQAVLGALMLERNAVNEAIDILQAESFYVEAHKRIFNAILELFRNDQPIDILTVTEELKKRGELDAVGGAFYISQLTSKVASSANVEYHARIISQKHILRELIRISADTTRDAYDDSADVFDLLDKAEQDLYAITSGNLKRNYEPMSDLIQDAIANIENAKSKTGGVSGVPTGFTNLDKLTAGWQRSDMVIVAARPAMGKTAFVLSMARNIAVEHKKAVAVFSLEMSSTQLVTRLIASEAGISSEKLRKGELNDQEFAILHQHIARLTNAPIYIDDTPALNIFELRAKARRLKSQHNVDLIIIDYLQLMTGGGDNRGGNREQEISSISRSIKSIAKELDIPIIALSQLSRAVETRGGDKRPMLSDLRESGAIEQDADIVCFLYRPEYYKIYEDEHGSTMGIGEVIVAKHRNGALDTVRLRFIPELAKFADLDTMPGNFAVDGTGSDGGAFRTVTRPSRMNDDFGNDDQDAPF, encoded by the coding sequence ATGGCCGACCTCTCACCTTCGCGCACGCAAGGCCGATTGCGTGGTGGCCCAAGACGCGATTCGTCCTCCGCCCTGCTGGCCTCCGCGCTGGAAGCTGGCAAACTGCCGCCACAGGCACCCGAGCTTGAGCAGGCCGTACTCGGCGCGCTCATGCTGGAGCGCAACGCGGTGAATGAGGCCATTGACATCCTGCAGGCGGAGAGCTTCTATGTGGAAGCGCACAAGCGCATCTTCAACGCGATCCTGGAACTGTTCCGGAACGATCAGCCCATAGACATCCTCACGGTCACCGAAGAGCTCAAGAAGCGCGGGGAGCTCGATGCGGTGGGCGGCGCTTTCTACATCAGCCAGCTCACCAGCAAGGTGGCCAGCAGCGCCAATGTCGAGTATCACGCGCGCATCATCAGCCAGAAGCACATCCTGCGCGAGCTCATCCGCATCAGTGCCGATACCACGCGCGATGCCTACGACGACAGCGCCGATGTCTTCGACCTGCTCGACAAGGCCGAACAGGACCTCTACGCCATCACCAGCGGCAACCTCAAGCGGAACTATGAGCCGATGAGCGACCTGATCCAGGACGCCATCGCGAACATTGAGAATGCCAAGAGCAAGACCGGGGGCGTGAGCGGCGTGCCCACCGGTTTCACCAACCTCGACAAGCTCACCGCCGGCTGGCAGCGCAGCGACATGGTGATCGTGGCGGCCAGGCCGGCCATGGGAAAAACCGCTTTCGTCCTCAGCATGGCGCGCAACATCGCTGTGGAGCATAAGAAGGCCGTGGCCGTGTTCAGCCTGGAGATGAGCAGCACGCAGCTCGTCACCCGTCTGATCGCCAGCGAAGCCGGCATCAGCAGCGAGAAGCTCCGCAAAGGCGAGCTGAACGATCAGGAATTCGCCATCCTTCACCAGCACATCGCGCGCCTCACCAACGCGCCGATCTACATCGACGACACGCCTGCCCTCAACATCTTCGAGCTGCGCGCCAAGGCACGCCGCCTCAAGAGCCAGCACAATGTCGACCTCATCATCATCGACTACCTGCAGCTCATGACCGGCGGGGGCGACAACCGTGGCGGCAACCGTGAGCAGGAGATCAGCAGCATCAGCCGCAGCATCAAGAGCATCGCCAAGGAGCTTGATATCCCCATCATCGCCCTCTCGCAGCTGAGCAGGGCGGTTGAAACACGGGGCGGCGACAAGCGCCCCATGCTCAGCGACCTGCGCGAATCGGGCGCCATTGAGCAGGACGCCGACATCGTGTGCTTCCTGTACCGCCCCGAGTACTACAAGATCTATGAGGATGAGCACGGCAGCACCATGGGCATCGGCGAGGTGATCGTGGCCAAGCACCGCAATGGCGCGCTCGATACCGTGCGCCTGCGCTTCATCCCTGAACTCGCCAAGTTCGCCGACTTGGACACCATGCCGGGTAACTTCGCCGTTGATGGCACGGGATCGGACGGCGGCGCATTCCGCACCGTTACCCGGCCCAGCCGCATGAACGATGATTTCGGCAACGACGATCAGGACGCTCCTTTCTAG
- the bshC gene encoding bacillithiol biosynthesis cysteine-adding enzyme BshC produces the protein MTIHRLPYAATQRFAPLVLDHAAGDGFLRAFQEFPATREGLSAAAKARRFDPAARSALVAALRKQYAGIDISGLVSTNIDRLAQADTLTITTGHQLCLFLGPLYVPFKLLNAIRLAQEAESMLGRAVVPIFWMASEDHDRAEIDHAWFGERKLHWPGPAHGAVGRLELKGIGPVVDEACLLLGSGPEAGSLCELLRTCYREGRTLTEATRRFAHALFGRFGLVIIDGDDRALKQLFVPVMREEILNGIAKRSVDYADAQLKERYAPQAHARDINLFHLRPGHRSRIEAAADAFQVLDGGPRFTAEELMLDLELRPQDYSPNVLLRPVYQETVLPNIAYIGGGGEVAYWMQLKWLFHAVRVPMPAVLLRTSAALLSAKADRLRADLELDLGGLFQPDHELRTALARAAAGADALLTPEAASLQLIADAMHRKAMQADPTLRKSAGSAHVRMQRALEGLQARIDRALRRKEAIQLQRLDRILAELFPAGALQERRLSALPFIAQRGPVVLDEWMNALDPLDPRFTVLVEG, from the coding sequence ATGACGATCCATCGACTGCCCTATGCAGCCACGCAACGCTTCGCGCCACTCGTGCTGGATCACGCGGCAGGTGATGGATTCCTTCGCGCTTTCCAGGAGTTCCCTGCCACGCGCGAGGGCCTTTCGGCCGCGGCGAAGGCCCGTCGCTTCGATCCCGCTGCGCGTTCGGCGCTCGTGGCCGCGCTGCGCAAGCAGTACGCGGGCATCGACATCAGCGGCCTGGTCTCCACGAATATCGACCGGCTCGCGCAAGCGGATACCCTCACCATCACCACCGGCCATCAACTCTGCCTCTTCCTCGGTCCGCTCTATGTCCCATTCAAACTGCTGAACGCGATTCGCCTTGCCCAAGAGGCGGAATCAATGCTAGGCAGGGCGGTCGTGCCCATCTTCTGGATGGCGAGCGAGGATCACGACCGTGCGGAGATCGATCATGCCTGGTTCGGAGAGCGGAAGCTGCACTGGCCGGGGCCTGCGCACGGCGCTGTCGGCCGGTTGGAATTGAAGGGCATCGGGCCTGTTGTGGATGAAGCCTGCTTGTTGCTGGGCTCAGGTCCTGAAGCCGGTTCGTTGTGCGAGTTGCTGCGCACCTGTTACCGCGAAGGCCGCACCTTGACCGAAGCGACGAGGCGCTTCGCGCATGCGCTCTTCGGCCGTTTCGGGCTGGTGATCATCGATGGCGATGACCGTGCGCTCAAGCAGCTCTTCGTGCCGGTGATGCGGGAAGAGATCCTGAACGGGATCGCCAAGCGCTCGGTGGACTACGCTGACGCGCAACTGAAGGAGCGCTATGCGCCGCAGGCCCATGCACGGGACATCAACCTTTTCCATCTCCGGCCGGGCCATCGTTCGCGGATCGAAGCAGCTGCCGATGCTTTCCAGGTGCTCGATGGAGGACCGCGCTTCACCGCGGAAGAGCTCATGCTCGACCTTGAGCTCCGCCCGCAGGACTACTCGCCCAATGTGCTGTTGCGGCCTGTTTATCAGGAGACCGTGCTCCCGAACATCGCATATATCGGTGGTGGCGGTGAGGTAGCGTATTGGATGCAATTGAAATGGCTCTTCCACGCCGTGCGCGTGCCCATGCCGGCCGTGCTGCTGCGCACGAGTGCCGCTTTGCTCTCCGCGAAAGCGGATCGGCTCAGGGCTGATCTCGAACTCGATCTCGGCGGATTGTTCCAGCCGGACCATGAGTTGCGCACGGCCCTGGCCAGGGCAGCCGCTGGAGCGGATGCCCTGCTCACGCCAGAGGCCGCTTCGCTCCAATTGATCGCCGATGCCATGCATCGCAAGGCGATGCAGGCGGATCCAACGCTCAGGAAGAGCGCTGGATCCGCGCATGTGCGCATGCAACGGGCGCTTGAGGGGTTGCAGGCCAGGATCGACCGTGCGCTCAGGCGCAAGGAGGCGATTCAGCTGCAGCGGCTCGATCGCATCCTAGCGGAGCTCTTCCCCGCAGGCGCATTGCAGGAGCGCCGGTTGAGCGCGCTGCCGTTCATCGCGCAGCGCGGCCCTGTTGTTCTGGATGAGTGGATGAATGCCCTCGACCCGCTCGATCCGCGCTTCACGGTGCTGGTTGAAGGGTGA
- a CDS encoding response regulator transcription factor, translating into MTETASIRVSIVEDDSTIRETLRSLFLFEEGMEPFTFHSTAEDALLRMKDQCPDVVLMDINLPVQSGIDCVKQLSQRCTRTQFLMYTVHDDDQRVFEALKAGANGYILKSSTPDEIIAAVRELQAGGAPMSAHVARRVVQQFRPAVAGGATDDALSDRERKVLELLAEGLLYKEIGERMGITTGTVKQHIHRIYGKLHVQNRTEAVNRYFGR; encoded by the coding sequence ATGACCGAGACCGCATCCATCCGGGTGAGCATCGTTGAAGATGACAGCACCATCCGAGAGACGCTGCGCTCCCTTTTCCTATTCGAGGAGGGCATGGAGCCCTTCACCTTCCACAGCACCGCTGAGGATGCCCTGCTGCGCATGAAGGACCAATGCCCCGATGTGGTGCTCATGGACATCAACCTGCCCGTCCAGAGCGGCATCGACTGCGTGAAGCAGCTCAGCCAGCGCTGCACGCGCACGCAGTTCCTCATGTACACGGTCCACGACGATGACCAGCGCGTCTTCGAGGCACTGAAAGCGGGTGCCAACGGCTACATCCTCAAGAGCAGCACGCCGGATGAGATCATCGCTGCCGTGCGCGAGCTGCAGGCAGGCGGCGCACCCATGAGCGCGCATGTCGCCCGGCGCGTGGTGCAGCAATTCAGGCCGGCCGTCGCGGGCGGCGCAACCGACGACGCCCTGAGCGACCGCGAACGCAAGGTGCTGGAACTGCTTGCTGAGGGCCTGCTCTACAAGGAGATCGGAGAGCGCATGGGCATCACCACCGGCACGGTGAAGCAGCACATCCACCGCATCTATGGCAAGCTTCACGTGCAGAACCGCACCGAGGCGGTGAACCGGTATTTCGGGCGATGA